In Polynucleobacter sp. TUM22923, one genomic interval encodes:
- a CDS encoding tripartite tricarboxylate transporter substrate binding protein codes for MKLYTLIKAVALSLSIISAVSAQPFPDKTIQYIIPFPPAGESDLVARYQADISAKKFKQPMVVMNRAGAGGALVWSALNTYPADGTTVVGVNIPHIILQPLQEGIQYKTDDISAIYYYHFTPDALMVSADSPYKTYQEFIAAAKKEPGKLNLAGSAQYSANHMAVERLNKLAGVKINYVPFKGTGDLITALIGMHVDGAMGYLPLAIQQKSKVRTLAIATEKRNPALPDVPTFKELGLNWVDGAYRGVAVPKSTPLILQQRMSDYFAQLNADPETKKKLEDSGFVIVDVPLAKMPAFMKEKIPQAMDDAKNAGMIK; via the coding sequence ATGAAGCTATATACATTAATTAAGGCTGTCGCACTCTCACTTAGCATCATCTCAGCGGTGAGTGCCCAGCCGTTCCCAGACAAAACCATTCAATACATCATTCCTTTTCCTCCCGCAGGTGAATCTGATTTAGTCGCACGCTATCAAGCAGATATTTCTGCAAAGAAATTTAAACAGCCTATGGTGGTCATGAATCGTGCCGGCGCTGGTGGTGCACTCGTATGGAGCGCGCTCAACACTTATCCCGCTGATGGCACCACAGTAGTAGGCGTTAATATTCCCCACATCATCTTACAACCACTGCAAGAAGGCATTCAGTACAAGACTGATGATATTAGTGCGATCTACTATTATCACTTCACACCTGATGCGCTGATGGTCTCAGCGGATAGCCCATACAAAACCTATCAAGAATTTATTGCTGCCGCTAAAAAAGAGCCTGGAAAACTCAATCTTGCTGGGTCAGCACAATACTCAGCTAACCATATGGCAGTAGAACGTTTAAATAAATTAGCTGGCGTCAAAATTAATTACGTCCCTTTTAAAGGAACGGGCGATTTAATTACCGCCTTGATCGGAATGCATGTGGACGGAGCAATGGGTTACTTACCATTGGCCATTCAACAAAAAAGCAAAGTGCGCACCCTCGCTATTGCTACTGAAAAGCGTAACCCAGCTTTACCAGATGTCCCTACCTTTAAAGAGTTGGGTTTAAATTGGGTGGATGGCGCCTATCGTGGTGTTGCAGTACCAAAGTCCACTCCGTTGATCTTGCAGCAAAGAATGTCAGACTACTTTGCACAGCTCAATGCTGACCCAGAGACGAAGAAAAAACTGGAAGATTCAGGATTTGTGATTGTGGATGTTCCCTTAGCGAAAATGCCCGCTTTTATGAAAGAGAAAATTCCTCAGGCAATGGACGATGCCAAAAATGCAGGAATGATCAAGTAG